The genomic interval gggagagggggggggggggttgtaaaaaagaaataatttttgttaaatttcGCCATATTGTTACACCGTCCAGAATTCCTGGGGgttgcctatggagaataatacacgcagcacccccagcgGTGAgccccccagcacccccgcttacCGGCCAGGTCCATGCGTCCCTTTTCCTTTGAAACAAGACTGTTCCTATATTATATGACtctgaaaacatattttaaattgaatttcaaataaGATATAGATAATTGCCCCAAAAAATATGTGGACAGGAAGAGCCAGCGTTTGCATTACTTTTGAGCCGGGGTAGATAAGTGATTTTTTCCCTTTGTTTTAAGATGCCATTTTCAGAAGAGAAAGTGCCCTTTTccccggtgcccccccccccactttcaactacGCTCCGCCACCCCTGACAGGGGCGgcaatctggggggggggggaccgtacccccactttttgaaacaatgaaaaagtGCCCTTTTATTTATGCAAGGAAAATGATGCCCCCGCCCCCCCAtgaacgtgtactgtgcccctttcacctgagaaggacccgtatTAGTGTGAGCAAGTACCCCGgcccttgccttcttgtataaagtgccctttctcgaatcccTTTTACCAAAGAAAAGTACCCAtctcgaacgtgttctgtgcccctttcaacTTAAGggcccgttttatgtgttaaccAGTGCCCCTTGCCTTCTCATAAgagccctttctcgaatcattGCCCCTTTTTATCCGATAACGTGCCAATTGCGaatgtgttctgtgcccctttcatacctgagaaggacctgttttatgtgtgagcaagtgccccttgcattcttgtaagtgccctttctcgaatcagtgccccttttttcccaagaaaaagtgcccctcacgaacgtgttctgtgcccctttgaTACCTGAGAAGGATCTGTTTTATGCCGCTTGCAAGTGTCCTAGCTTTGCCTTCTCATATAAATTATGTGCATGTTCTTcatatgaaatacacttttttaatAGTGTTCTGCTTCGTTCTGCGAGTGCACCCTTCAATCGCATAACTCcatttcaaaatatgatttgcccCTGCTTtcgctatttctttttcttttgataatatgaataaaatgcatcCCTTTTAACCTCGAATTAAACCCccgatttttttgcatttatttacttttgataaatgccccttttcttttctagtttgttcaaaatgttaatGTTCTGATGGCGTCCCTTTTCCTATTACATGATTCtggaaaaacacatttttaaattGACGAATTTCACATTATAATTGACAGCCTCATTGGtaagaaacaaaaaaacaatattatcatttttatgttatttataatcatgaattAAGGAGAAATCTTGTAATAATAATCTCACGTGCCTTAAGTTTCAggagtcatgtgagtggggtagatagtaagtcacttttttctttgttttaagttAGTGCCCTTTTCGGAaggaaaatgtgcccttttCCCCTGTGCCTCCCCATTTTCCACTTCGCTCTGCCTCcgctgaaaaaaaaggaaatataaagttGTAACAGAACGAGCAAATGAGGATTAAacagttgatatatttttatcaaaaagtcATCAATCTGTTTAGAGGTGAGATGAGAAGGAAAAAGTATGAGATAATGATTGTAAGCAATAAATGTGCCTTATGAAATGAATTGTATAAGCcacagatcacaatataaattTCCGATGGCACAACGATGccgaaatgaaaaggaaaagatTGCAGAAATTAAGGAAAGATTTTTAATAATCGTTAAGATTAGGCCCTATATATCAAGAGATGATATGCAGCATTCAAAATTCggtacaattttttttgaaatcatATGTCATGCGATAAGataaccccgggggggggggggggggccgggggggggggcacttacattgacgagtggataccatgcgagACAAAATTCATGtatgatgtctttttcaagaaagggcacgtaacgtaataagggtgtcaaaaacactacataaaataatatttaaaaaatgtatctattttgctaggaaagctacgtgtttagggtcaaatttgcgaagatatagaagataaagactATATATagaggatgtactttttgcctcTTAACAGTCAACAATACATGgcaatttgcgcgaggtgtgggcatgggcggaaatcccaggggggacgtgtcccccctactcaaaatagtaatATCAGCATATagcaatatcaaatgtcccccctactattttttgtcttttatgatggtaagaaatacatcattataaatcgaaataaaccatgtattttgggacgagttgggacgagatgaccgtacttttgggatgataaccttttttttgcttgtcaaatttccccgccccttgtccccataggcggatccaggagaccgagggcccccccccccccatattggcggagcaaaaagagaaaaaaagggaaagaaagaaggaaaaaggaaaaaaggagggaaaagagaggagaaaaagaaaagaaggcgacgagtgcataaaataagatgaagggaagacttggaaaataaaaagaatctttcgtgctactatataaaattttcgctcgcgcttcgcgctcgcattgcctgttaggtgatttacatatcttgttcaatatggagctcaaatatcaagtttagaagtcaatatacaaaacatatttcacctcggagatcgaactttcattattttgtgtgatttacaaattgatttttaaaaagtgctctgtaaaaatgtcagttttatggtctgaataatgttatcaacatttgctgcttgcgctgcgcgctcgcaaattttgatttatcaggtacctattattttcgtgtattccataaagttttcaaaatatcccttttcaggtctgattgtcaagacgtatcagctagcgctgcacgctggcattttgattggcgagttatgtatgtttcaatattgattatacaacaaattaCTTAAAATCCTCTTTTCATGAcggtttatcaaaaattttagctcgcgatttgcgctcgcgttAATGgtcaaaaataaattatattaactgatgcatcctattcataattacaaaagtgaaatttccagtttttatgccataatatcatcagatttcgcgccctatttaggcattaataaatatgatattaatttaataattaaattgtcccttttgtttaatctcgcgcttagcaagaggaataggaagatagtcatcattttcatgacatgttgtaaggatgtcccggtcctatgtcaaaactcaaagtaataataatgacaattttagctctttttttaaagtgcaatccatatccaccttacaattttcctacaaagtgcttgaaatataaagcggtaattgactcttttttcagatcggaatatcaaagtttcatgattttcatgattaaagatgtatttagaatgcctagattctaggtctaaatatgaaacacgcgcgcgcatgtttattcaaatactcaacttgttctctatttaaatcattatccagtttcagatcacaatatcgattttttttctgctcgcgctttgtgctcgcattattaatgtaggaagaccccctattactcatccttttcatgatttacaaaacattaatttcaattgatttattttatttaaacacggtaaaaagcccttgatcagcctatggctgtttacaaaacatgaacagagtggcccatttttaggtctaaatctcgatttttttttctgctcgtgcttcgcgctcgcatcaattgttgaattatatatctatcttgttcacgattacaaaaattgattaaaattttccattctttctttagaaattttcaaaaattttcagctcgcgcttcgcgctcgcattttttgattattgaaatatgtaacgccttcatggctaagtgcaagcagtccttaacaggtaccttttcaacaggtacgtatataaaaaaattctgcttgcgctatgcgctcgcatgATTAATactcatctttttcatgatttacaaaacatgaatagagtgtctcgttcagtaaatattataggactaaatctcgaaattttccgctcgcgcttcgcgctcacatcaattgtctacttatatacctattctgcttgagttatacaaaagtgcttagaatttccattctttaggtaaaaatgtccaCAAAaaacagctcgcgcttcgcgctcgcattatttgattggtaaATGCTTactgcacgcagtctttaacaggtatcttttccatcagttcatttctgctcgcgctttgcatttgtagtaattattaagttgcatacatatttttttcaggatatcaaacattgcccagaatgttcaaattttaggaaaaaatacataaaatttccaaaaattagctcgcgcttcgcgctcgcatcatataaataaggattatgatattatatatgaatttataagaataaagctaaaaacttactaatgaggactaccccatcaaagaaacaaacacaaatcatcttcgacctgccgatcggggaaaatatggctgaaacaaatttccgcccccccccctattggcgaaggctggatccgcccctgtgtcccccctaccttttgggagagatttccgcccctgggtGTGGGTCAAActtatttagggtatgttttttccaaagctttttttaaagactagccaaacgtgtttagtgTATGTTTTTCCCctaagctttttccccggggtcatattctggcgacaacttgtttaggggccaaaatgtgtaaataaattaaagcctgcgaaaaacttgtttagggggtcagtattatgcacacagagaaaaactcgtttagggggtgtttggaaataatttgaccacgcgtgtgtacaacaataggcctacatttggAACcctacatttgactgcccccccccccgggtatgCCACCCCTCAGTGGCGatcgagcccccccccccccggcactCGGGATTTACGCCCGTCATGATCGTTGTCCCCcgctttctctttctctctatgcTCTTTAATTGAAGTTGTGACCATTTCATTTACTAGTATTgtattatataatcattataagCATAATGATCTAACATTAGTCCTATATAGGCGCTGCATGGGGAATTTAATTGACCATTATTTTACGCGCAGGGCATATAGGCCCCTATTAGTCCTATATTTACAGGTAAAGTTGAAAGCCTTTTCTGCTACTTCTACATATCGCCTTGCCTACAAGTGCAATTTTAATCAAAGCCTCTCTTTATTTCTGGTAATTCCCTAAAAAGGGCATGCCACTATTTCATCTCGCTGATATCTCTGTGGGTGTGGTTTACTGATTTTTAAAGTCCGCTGTTTCGCAAGTATAAAGATTTTCATTGGTTAACTGCatttgacgtcatttttgaTCAGCTGGGAGCGGTCATTATAAACACAGACGATGAACGCTTGATGATTGACGGTAAGTAATTTTCTCACATGACAGTTTTTAcataagataaatattttttatgatattgcATCTAAAAGTATAGGCATGCCAAAGTATATATTCAGGGACATTTCTCACAGTTTTTGTGTGCTGTCGTATCAATGATTAGCCGCCTGAACTGAATTTGTACTACCTCAACTACATAGCTCGAGGCTCAAGACTTCGGAGTCAAGACAACGCTGTGATGCTCTCCAGTCCAGATGACTGCCTCTGCTGCTCTAgacctaacccagggagctcccgcccgctgcgcgggcgggagctccctgggttactctactctagaccaaaagcttcggtctctgtagtTGGTTGTttcgctgaactccgttggctccactcaccgaTCTGTACTGGGACTCAATCATTgtctcaatggccatatgtttatgtattaagttcagaTCAACCAGGGAAGTGGAAGTTGCGTGACAGTCGAAGTAATTAAGTCactgttttcccccttttacttagtttaaagtttttttttttcgttttggtgcatttcattTTCAGGCCAAAAAAGGCAAAAGTCAAAAcgaaataataatctttattttggtacagttcttttttcatgtttttacatattttcatgaaataaagacaaaaatcaatgagcccTGTCGGGGGATTTTgtattgttaaccccctaatggtggctgcacgatagcaagccgtctgtgtacgaggaggaattaaaaaaattaaaatgttaaatttaCTCCTCGAAACAgccggctgccagctgtctagcgCTGTGCTTGCGTTGGACAATATATAGGCAAGGCTTGGGAACTGAGATGTTTCGTAATGGTGTTTTGTGAGCAGCCTGAAGGCTGAAAAAGGGGGAGGCAGCGTAGGCGTAGCTCAGTtggttagagcgcatgtttcggataaAATTGTAGATCTCAACATGAGGGTAGACGCGGCTTACAAAAAAGTCTAATGCTATGGTGTTGTGTGTTAGTGTGCCTCACCAATGCATTCAGTGCatgtgtgaatgcagttggaaaaacACTCGGTCCATcagaaaggacgcaaatgttggtcccgtgtgtaggagagtcacaacctatgtatgcaagttaaaaccaatacacttttcaaagagtagggtgttcacccgtcGTATTGCATTTGCCGGTCCCGGCAAAATTCAGGATGGGTTTATGCCCAGGAGGGCCCTGCATGgtatacatccagatccagGGGGTCATTATTAAAAGCGGCACATCCTCGTACCACCAATttatgtgagtgccccccctcccctgttTAACATAAtgtggcaattttttttttgatttgactttttgttggaaattcagCGATTACTTTGTAGTCTTCATCAATGTACACCCAGTAGTGTAATCAAGGGCCTAATTGTACAACATTATAAGTTTAAATGATTcagaagaaaatacatttttcttgatttaaaaaaaaaatcatgacaaaaattaaaaaaccctagtttttttttattacaaccctgctTTTATACCATTTTACATTGACTTTCACCTGCCGTcttacccctcccccctctttctctctaccTGCTTTATAATTACTCCTTTCCGTTCAGATGAAGCACCGCAGCAATAAAGTGAATTTCTTGTCATATTCTTCACATCGTAAGAGAAGAGGCAATCGGAGGAAAGTGAGGGAACCCTCCAAAAGTCTGTCAACATCAACAGTGACTCTTCCAGGACTTCATGAGCAGACTGATGCCTCAAGAATGGAACTCGATGTCTCTCAAATGTAAGAATAATTCTGAGTTTCATTATTGAAATAGTGAGGGAACCCTCACTAATTTGATGTTTATGCAGCTGCCTTTTGTTAGACGCACCTCTTGACCCCTGAATGATGCGTCATTGTGCTGAGGCGCGTCATACAATTTTATACCATGATGCATTCCTAGTCAGAAAAAGTGACACACCATATTTTACAATCCATAATCGACAAAGATCCACAACCATGATACCATTTCACAATAATGACTCAGACTGATTATTGACTAGATGTACAGTGTATGCAttgttcattttaaaaaggtGGTTTCTGTCGAGGTACAATAACATGTACCATTTACACTTTTCGGCCAGTAAAGTTGAACAACATTCACCATTCGCATGATTTATTAGAAATGTTATCTTGAATATCTTCtataaatcatttcaaaagtaCAGGTCTTGATAATTCTCACGTTACTCCATGCTTAACCAACAAGCCATTTAAGAACTGTATGTAGCAAGTGCTAGCCCTGAATGCCAGTGTGTGCACACGCAAAGTTCAGACAAACCTTACATTGAATCTGATTTTTTACGGCAATAGAGAATCAACGAAATGCTTTTAAAAGAGATAAATCACAACCTCTGAGATAATTTCTCGGTGCAATTGACCTTTCCATATACAATTGGATCATATTCAATGTgtaaccggggggggggggggtggaaactTCTTTTGTAATTTCAGATCTTTACCAaacattggtgattattttgaCACttgttaaagggcaagtccatcccaacaaaaggttgatttgaataaaaagagaaaaatacaacaagaataacactgaaaatttcatcaaaatcggatgtaaaataagaaagttatgacatttttaagtttcgcttaatttcacaaaacagttatatgcacatcctggctggtatgcaaatgaggagactgatgacgtcatccactcactatttcttttgtattttattatatgaaatattttaattttctcattgtcaagtgaaataaggattaattcctccctgaacatgtggaattagcattgtttaatactacatatggttcagtcaagttggtccatattgtcaaatctgtaaaatcaaaatattgtataattcaaacaataaaaaacaaaggaaatagtgagtgatggacatcatcgactaactcatttgcatgtcactggggtgtgcatatcactgttttgtgaaaaataagcgaaactttaaaatgtcataactttcttattttacatccgattttgatgaaattttcagcactatgctggtttgatttttctctatttattctaataaacattttcctggggtggacttgacctttaactataCATTTAGAGGGAAAACATGGACTAATCACTACTTTATCTCTTACACAGGTTACTTGATTATAGTCTTGGTGATCACATCCAGGAGTTAGATcgctcatcatcatcttcaggCAGTATGATTCCATTCATGGATACAAGTTCTTGGCTGGCAGTGGCTGGAGAAATGAGTCTAACCAAGCTGCCATCTACTCTCTATCATGTCTGTAATTGGTGGAAAACCAAAGTTAATGAGGTACGGTACAGTTATTTTAATGGCAAACACTCATGTGGGACTAAGAGAGATatgtatacttttttttcttttcccaaTTGCCATATAAAGCCCAGTGCACACATTGTGATGCGATTGCACTAGGATCCGATTGGTTACAAAGTTGCCAAACGCATATATCAGTCCAATCACATTGCAGGTCAGCGCACACGTTTGCAACAGCTTTGCAGCGCACTGCATCTCATGGCACCTCTTCTTTTGAGTGTATGTTGTCTGCCCTGCAGCAGCTCAGCAAATTGGCCATGATGTCATCGTTTAGGACAAATCTGATTCACTGAAATTAGCAAATCGTAGAAAGATTTGACAGTATGTCAAATGTCCAAGATTTGTTTTGCAATCCTACTGCAACAAAGCGCATTGTAGGTTGGGGCACACTCTTATTTCGTTGCAATCGGATCGTGGTGCAGTCATGTTGCATAGTGTGCCCTGGCGTTTAATTTCCATAGCAATATCATTTCAGAGGAAACATTCCTCTTGGTAATTTTCTTGATGGCCTTTTGAGTGTATTATAGTTTCCtcttaaaaacatttttaaagtaaaaaggtATGAGCTTTGTAATGCTGTGTTATTTGATGAATTAGATTGAGATACCAGGTATACAGTATATTATGAGAACGAAAATCCCTATTTTCATTGGGCTTTAACTAAATAAGTTTTTATTGTGTGTATATGGGGGGTGGGGGTCATGTCCACTAGACACTGAAACATGCACGCTTCTGCACACAAATGGTTAGCCTAACCACTTcagctgtattttgaaatatgatttcaatgGTATTTGAAGAACAATGTGTGTCattgaaatttattatttttgttccttcaTTTAAATATTGTGGAAGAACGTGAGAGGCTGAGAGCTCACAATCTTTCGTTCTCACAACTGTATACCATCTCTTCAAATTCTTCCGTAGAGCCTGGAGTTTGCCAAAGATGTAGTGTTTCCATCTCGTGTCTACCGTAGGGAGCTTTATGCCACCCAAGAACAGATCGTTCTCCTTCAAGAACAACTTCAGAGAATCAGAGAAGAGATGGAATCAAAGGTAAGGGCATTTAACCAAAATAGAAGCcagtatgaaatatttcatttacatttttttttaaagatttaaacTATTGTCTTGGAGTGAGTATAAATTTTGTCTGCAAGGaagtttttgaattttgattaattttgtttatttctcctTTTGATCATATCGTATATTATTGCAATTATTACAAGTTTAAaagccaccgcacaccttacgactggtctacgatccgattttggaacaaatcgcaatttgctcattttctgaaaatgtgaatgaacaGTAACTTTTTGTTTGAGGTTCCGATTAACTGAAAGTATACCAATATAGGAATTTTCGATGCCTTTATTTcagagtaaaggccaaattagtttcaaatcgtagccaatcgtacgattgctatgatgtcactacttctatatgtcaaattcacttttattctaataaggatgatagcatagccACAAATTTAAACAGGTATTCAAGTTTcatacgatgatttagaacattacacagtattagtaagatattccatgtctccaTATTAGCATCAAGTTCTACTacatttcattccaaaattggGTTGCAGACTaatcgtaaggtgtgtggtGCCCTTGATGCATAGAGACCTGTTTTTCTCATAGCAATTAGTGATTATTTGCTTTAATATTAATAACATATATCTTTCAGAAATCAGCGGATAATACCTCTGCAGCTTCAAGTTGCTCCCATTGTTGCTGTCCGCTGCACAGCCCTACAGCAACCAACCTTATCCGAGGGGCAGTACACCAACCTTCTACTAGCACACTGCCACCAGGCTCTTCAACTCTACCAAGTGTACCGCCGCCACTACCACTGCCACCACCACTAGCAACACTTATGCCcccacctccccctccccctcctccccctccccctccaccaGCAGTAGTTCCTCCTAAAGACTGGAGAAAGGACCTACCCAAGAGAAAGAAAAGCACCAGCAATGAAAATAAGGTAATTTGATACTCCACAACATATAGAAGAGGAGGCCTTTTTTAGGATGACACAACATTTTCtccgacaattgctctgggcttaatttcgtctaagatgtagggttttatgttaggtttagggtaggctATAGTGTTTAACCCAAGGTTGAAGTTggtaaattaattaatttagagcagagcaattgtcgccggagcataATATGGAACTTATTTTAGATACGATATGCTTATAAAGAAGAGGAAGCCTATCTTAGATATGATATGACAAttctcagaattttttttatagtgttcCTAAATGGATAGATAGAATTGCCTTACTATAAAGATAAAAATGCATTAAACACTTCAAGTCTTTATAGATGGCCCAAAGTTGCATTGATAAACTCAtgtttgatgatgatgttattatgtttttagtttgcaccaaaatgccaaGTTTTGTTGTACAGCTTTTCTGTGCCATCTCTTAATGAGCCAGTGTAAGAGTCTTGTAATGATATTGCACAGCacagtattatttatttttgatactTACTGATATTGCCTGCTAACCGTGTTACATTCTTGTTTTCCCATCACAGGAAGCGAATACAAATCCTGCTATTTCCTTGGATGACATCAAAGGAGTGAAACTAAAAAAAGTGGATAGGACAATTAAGGTGAGAGAATATTCAAGTTTGGTATTGCttgtgaatatgaaaaaaatgcagGAAACTGTCTTAAAATGATTGTGAAAGGATGCTTATACTGTACCTAAGAACTGGTGAtttgctgtaaaaaaaaaaatcacttgaatctgatccacaatgtgctgcactcaacccaggtgaggtaaatgggtaccggtagtagggacagtgattttccgcgatcgcggaaaacggacggaattcacggaaagggccttttgaaacggaaagtggcatttcaaacggaaaatcacggaaaacgtattttccctcaaaatacacagaatagcaacagaaattactccaaaatcacaacaaaatgagaatattaaatggcccccaaaacccagaaaacacgatctcactttgctactatcatgacaattcacacatcgtgactgcacttgacatcagcacactcgattgtaccccacACCGTACtcgtacccggccggccgggtgtTGGGCTTCACgtgcacacatatcgttcaactccttacacggtcgtgtgttgctgccctctacgtttgaagatgtaacagcacgatatcgtggtcttaaaatccaagatggcggattggcaagAGCCGTTGATTGATGACAACGATgtccaaaaccccccaaaattatcgatgaaatatcatttcaccgtgaaataatgctaataatatgaaaggtgaggatgtatgcatgcaaaatgggtgtgtaaaaatattttatgcacccgcatagatccgattagaacggattctattgtgttgttggtacagtagcagatacaaattttgatcagTGCGAGTCGAGTGtgcgtgttgtgattttgctattcaatgtgtaaacgga from Lytechinus pictus isolate F3 Inbred chromosome 2, Lp3.0, whole genome shotgun sequence carries:
- the LOC129273785 gene encoding proline-rich protein 11-like; translated protein: MKHRSNKVNFLSYSSHRKRRGNRRKVREPSKSLSTSTVTLPGLHEQTDASRMELDVSQMLLDYSLGDHIQELDRSSSSSGSMIPFMDTSSWLAVAGEMSLTKLPSTLYHVCNWWKTKVNESLEFAKDVVFPSRVYRRELYATQEQIVLLQEQLQRIREEMESKKSADNTSAASSCSHCCCPLHSPTATNLIRGAVHQPSTSTLPPGSSTLPSVPPPLPLPPPLATLMPPPPPPPPPPPPPPAVVPPKDWRKDLPKRKKSTSNENKEANTNPAISLDDIKGVKLKKVDRTIKRSKSSSGSGPLVTLSDLQAVQLKKSFKSSTQSPQITSPMNLRKRLSLEAVDFRMSLKRVGLPRSPGGTPFRMKPTESGVGLTPIMTRALKRKFRSVTTPPSPWSRQASPSFSDTSPFTPPGIRF